The proteins below are encoded in one region of Flavobacterium sp. IMCC34852:
- the aroB gene encoding 3-dehydroquinate synthase, translating into MQTIQANGYPVLFGEKEYETLNAFIKNNNYSNLFILVDSHTNELCLLRFLSFLVTDKTIEIIEIESGEAEKNIHTCVEIWNILTELGADRKTLLINIGGGVITDIGGFVASTFKRGIDFINIPTTLLAMVDASIGGKNGVDLGNLKNQIGVINVPKMVLIDTEFLSTLPQNEMRSGLAEMLKHGLIFDASYWSQFSDLSQTDFADFDELIHRSIEIKNEIVMQDPTENGIRKALNFGHTLGHAIESYFLENQNKKTLLHGEAIAVGMILESFISRQKGLLSAAEYQEIKTAITAIFDPIIFEENDLQPILDLLIHDKKNEYGKIQFALLEGIGKIKINQEVDNELIIESFKDYKN; encoded by the coding sequence ATGCAAACCATTCAAGCCAACGGTTACCCGGTTTTATTCGGAGAAAAAGAATACGAAACCCTCAATGCTTTCATTAAAAATAACAACTATTCCAACTTGTTTATTTTAGTGGACAGCCACACTAACGAATTGTGTTTATTGCGCTTTTTATCCTTTTTAGTCACCGACAAAACCATCGAAATCATTGAAATTGAATCGGGCGAAGCCGAAAAAAACATCCATACTTGTGTTGAGATTTGGAATATCCTGACCGAATTAGGTGCCGACAGAAAAACCCTTTTGATCAACATTGGTGGCGGCGTAATTACCGATATCGGTGGATTTGTAGCTTCAACTTTTAAAAGAGGTATCGATTTTATCAATATTCCTACTACATTATTGGCCATGGTTGATGCTTCTATAGGAGGTAAAAACGGAGTAGATTTAGGCAATTTGAAAAACCAAATCGGTGTCATTAATGTTCCTAAAATGGTTTTAATCGATACAGAATTCTTATCCACTTTACCACAAAACGAAATGCGTTCAGGCTTGGCTGAAATGCTCAAACACGGATTGATTTTTGACGCGAGTTATTGGTCACAATTTAGCGATTTGAGCCAAACCGATTTTGCCGATTTCGATGAATTAATTCACCGCTCTATTGAAATCAAAAATGAAATCGTAATGCAAGACCCAACCGAGAACGGGATTCGCAAAGCCCTGAATTTCGGACATACTTTAGGCCATGCCATTGAGAGCTATTTTCTTGAAAACCAAAATAAAAAAACTTTGTTGCATGGTGAAGCCATTGCTGTTGGAATGATATTAGAGAGTTTTATTTCCAGGCAAAAAGGACTACTTTCTGCTGCAGAATACCAAGAAATAAAAACGGCCATTACGGCCATTTTTGACCCTATTATTTTTGAAGAAAATGACCTTCAACCCATACTTGATTTATTGATTCACGACAAAAAAAATGAGTACGGCAAAATACAATTTGCTTTGCTTGAAGGTATCGGCAAAATTAAAATCAATCAAGAAGTTGATAATGAATTAATTATAGAATCTTTCAAAGATTATAAAAACTAA
- a CDS encoding arginine decarboxylase: MNTKYYDLINQTFYFPQEEFTLNKDNLQFHNIDLMKLVEQYGTPLKFTYLPAISNNINKAKGWFRKAMEKNGYEGKYYYCYCTKSSHFKFIMNEAFKNNIHIETSSAYDINIVEKLMEEGKINKNTYVVCNGFKRDEYVSNIARLMNNGHNKTIPVIDNYEELDLLQEQIKGKFKIGIRIAAEEEPKFEFYTSRLGIGYKDIVPFYRKQIQENKQVELKMLHFFINTGIRDTAYYWNELLKCMKVYIALKRECPTLDSLNIGGGFPIKNSLAFEYDYQYMIDEILNQIKIACDEAEVDVPHIFTEFGSFTVGESGGAIYQVLYQKKQNDRENWNMIDSSFITTLPDTWAINKRFVMLAVNRWNDTYERVLLGGMTCDSDDYYNSEQHMNAVYLPKYNKEKPLYIGFFNTGAYQETIGGFGGLHHCLIPQPKHILIDRDENGILATEVFSEQQSSEDVLKILGYDKK; encoded by the coding sequence ATGAACACTAAATATTACGACTTAATTAACCAAACTTTCTACTTCCCGCAAGAAGAATTTACCTTAAACAAAGACAACCTTCAGTTTCACAATATCGATTTGATGAAACTGGTTGAGCAATACGGTACACCGTTAAAATTTACTTATCTGCCGGCTATCTCTAATAATATTAATAAAGCCAAAGGTTGGTTTAGAAAAGCGATGGAAAAAAACGGTTACGAAGGCAAATACTATTATTGCTATTGCACCAAAAGCTCTCACTTCAAGTTTATCATGAACGAAGCTTTTAAAAACAATATCCATATCGAAACTTCGTCTGCTTATGACATCAATATTGTAGAAAAATTGATGGAAGAAGGCAAAATCAACAAAAATACTTATGTAGTGTGCAATGGCTTCAAACGCGATGAATATGTTTCGAATATTGCCCGTTTGATGAACAATGGTCATAACAAGACCATCCCGGTTATAGACAACTATGAAGAATTGGATTTGCTTCAGGAACAAATTAAAGGAAAATTCAAAATCGGTATTCGTATTGCCGCTGAGGAAGAACCCAAATTTGAGTTTTATACTTCTCGTTTGGGCATTGGTTACAAAGACATAGTACCGTTTTACAGAAAACAAATTCAGGAGAACAAACAAGTGGAGCTTAAAATGTTGCACTTCTTTATCAATACCGGTATTCGCGACACAGCTTACTATTGGAATGAGTTGTTAAAATGTATGAAAGTTTACATTGCCTTGAAAAGAGAATGCCCTACGCTCGACAGTTTGAATATTGGCGGTGGTTTTCCCATCAAAAACTCCTTGGCTTTTGAATACGATTATCAATACATGATTGATGAAATACTCAACCAAATCAAAATAGCTTGTGACGAAGCAGAAGTAGACGTACCACACATTTTCACCGAATTCGGCTCGTTTACCGTAGGAGAATCAGGCGGTGCCATCTACCAAGTTTTGTACCAAAAGAAACAAAATGACCGTGAAAACTGGAATATGATTGATTCCTCTTTCATCACCACTTTACCGGATACTTGGGCGATTAACAAACGCTTCGTAATGTTGGCCGTTAACCGTTGGAATGACACTTATGAAAGAGTTCTTTTAGGTGGGATGACTTGCGACAGCGATGACTATTACAATTCCGAACAACACATGAATGCGGTGTATTTGCCTAAATACAACAAAGAAAAACCCCTTTACATAGGATTCTTTAACACCGGAGCATACCAAGAAACTATTGGTGGTTTTGGCGGACTACACCACTGTTTGATTCCACAACCAAAACACATTTTGATTGACCGTGATGAAAACGGTATTTTGGCTACCGAAGTATTCTCGGAACAACAAAGTTCAGAGGATGTCTTAAAAATATTAGGCTACGATAAAAAATAA
- a CDS encoding spermidine synthase has product MLRRLFSYFVPINIYTKNSPVSKTLEVTWNNGQLVLDSKNTNYSFGSLQRILRKGLKYIGYSRIQKFESILVLGVAGGSVIRTLTDEIKFKGKITGVEIDQNIVDIANQYFKLNEIPNLEIVIDDAFEYVLKTKLKYDLIIIDIFQDTIMPNFLFEDFFINRINDLLNTNGFILFNTMVITKKDEERNLLYKNKFGGNFSLRMYPKVETHNELFTIKKLN; this is encoded by the coding sequence ATGCTTCGAAGACTGTTCAGCTATTTTGTTCCAATTAATATATACACGAAAAATTCGCCTGTAAGCAAAACCCTTGAAGTGACTTGGAACAATGGTCAGTTGGTACTCGACAGTAAGAACACTAATTATTCTTTTGGCAGTTTGCAGCGAATTTTACGCAAAGGGCTTAAATACATAGGTTACAGCCGTATCCAAAAGTTTGAGAGCATACTGGTTCTTGGAGTTGCCGGCGGAAGCGTTATCCGAACTTTGACCGATGAAATCAAGTTTAAAGGTAAAATCACGGGAGTTGAAATTGATCAAAACATTGTGGACATTGCCAATCAATATTTCAAACTGAATGAAATTCCGAATTTGGAAATCGTGATTGATGATGCTTTTGAGTATGTATTGAAAACGAAATTGAAATACGATTTGATAATTATTGATATTTTTCAGGATACCATTATGCCTAACTTTTTATTTGAAGATTTTTTTATCAACCGAATTAATGATTTACTTAATACTAATGGGTTTATATTGTTTAACACCATGGTGATTACTAAAAAAGACGAAGAACGAAATTTACTTTATAAAAATAAATTCGGCGGTAATTTTTCACTTCGTATGTATCCGAAAGTGGAGACTCACAACGAACTATTTACCATCAAAAAACTAAACTAA
- a CDS encoding deoxyhypusine synthase family protein, with the protein MSKGPISQFIEKNYLHFNAAALVDAAKGYEEHLLDNGKMMITLAGAMSTAELGKSLAEMIRQDKVHIISCTGANLEEDIMNLVAHNSYKRVPNYRDLSPQEEWDLLENHFNRVTDTCIPEEEAFRRLQSHLYDIWHNADSKGERYFPHEFMYQMINSGVLKQYYEIDPKDSWMVAAAEKNLPIVVPGWEDSTMGNIFASYCIKGTFKPTTMKSGIEYMMWLADWYPKNSSGRGVGFFQIGGGIAGDFPICVVPMLYQDMEMHDVPFWSYFCQISDSTTSYGSYSGAVPNEKITWGKLDINTPKFIIESDATIVAPLIFAYLLDL; encoded by the coding sequence ATGAGTAAAGGACCAATTAGTCAGTTTATAGAAAAAAACTACCTTCACTTCAATGCAGCCGCTTTAGTTGATGCTGCAAAAGGTTACGAAGAACACTTACTTGACAACGGAAAAATGATGATAACCTTGGCCGGTGCGATGAGTACAGCCGAATTAGGAAAATCATTAGCCGAAATGATTCGTCAAGACAAAGTGCATATTATTTCTTGTACCGGCGCCAATTTGGAAGAAGACATTATGAATTTGGTAGCGCACAACTCTTATAAAAGAGTACCAAACTACCGCGATTTATCACCACAAGAAGAGTGGGATTTATTAGAAAACCATTTCAACAGAGTAACCGATACTTGTATTCCTGAAGAAGAAGCTTTCCGCAGATTACAATCACACTTATACGACATTTGGCACAATGCCGATTCAAAAGGAGAACGTTATTTTCCGCATGAATTTATGTACCAAATGATCAATTCAGGCGTTTTAAAACAATACTACGAAATTGACCCGAAAGATTCTTGGATGGTAGCAGCGGCTGAGAAAAACTTACCGATTGTAGTACCGGGTTGGGAAGACAGTACCATGGGAAACATTTTTGCTTCCTATTGTATCAAAGGCACCTTCAAACCTACTACCATGAAAAGCGGCATCGAATATATGATGTGGTTAGCCGATTGGTATCCTAAAAACTCTTCGGGCAGAGGCGTTGGCTTCTTCCAAATTGGCGGCGGAATTGCAGGTGACTTCCCTATTTGTGTGGTACCGATGTTATACCAAGACATGGAAATGCACGACGTTCCGTTTTGGAGTTATTTCTGCCAAATTTCAGATTCCACTACAAGTTACGGTTCTTATTCAGGAGCTGTCCCAAATGAGAAAATCACTTGGGGAAAACTTGACATTAATACCCCAAAATTTATTATTGAATCGGATGCAACTATCGTTGCTCCACTAATTTTTGCTTACTTACTGGATTTATAA
- a CDS encoding M14 family metallopeptidase: MNYLHLHQQYKAESLFGRYITLKHIEPLLAKHPTSIVGHSVLGKPIYQLLLGSGKTKVLMWSQMHGNESTTTKALFDFINFLHSDTKESREILNSFTFCLLPMLNPDGSELYTRENANGIDLNRDAQDLSQPESQVLRQVFENFQPDFCYNLHDQRTIYGVADSGKPATVSFLAPAYNENRDINVVRTKAMSVIVAMNQTLQTLIPNQVGRFDDSFNFNCVGDTFQFLKVPTILFEAGHFPEDYEREETRKYIFIALLSGIQYLYENDIVDNKNEDYLKIPQNKVIFYDFVYKNVKINYDDKEKIINFAAQYNEVLNKGKVTFEARIAQIDNLDNYFGHKILDAKGEVYHDNDADFPNIEQNADFYLGKNIKIVNGLINN; the protein is encoded by the coding sequence ATGAATTATTTACACCTGCATCAGCAATACAAAGCCGAAAGTCTTTTCGGAAGATATATTACATTAAAACATATTGAACCGCTATTAGCAAAACATCCAACGTCCATAGTAGGTCATTCTGTTTTGGGAAAACCTATTTACCAGCTGCTTTTAGGTTCGGGTAAAACCAAAGTTTTGATGTGGTCGCAAATGCACGGTAATGAAAGCACTACGACCAAAGCTTTATTCGATTTTATTAATTTTCTCCATTCTGATACTAAAGAAAGTCGGGAGATTTTAAATTCGTTTACTTTTTGTTTGTTACCCATGCTAAACCCGGATGGATCCGAATTATATACTCGTGAAAACGCCAATGGTATTGACTTAAACCGTGATGCCCAAGATTTATCCCAACCGGAAAGCCAAGTCTTGCGACAAGTTTTTGAAAATTTCCAACCTGATTTTTGCTATAATTTGCACGATCAACGTACTATATACGGAGTTGCGGATTCGGGCAAGCCTGCCACAGTTTCGTTTTTGGCACCGGCTTATAATGAGAATAGAGACATTAATGTTGTTCGAACCAAAGCCATGAGCGTTATTGTTGCTATGAATCAAACTTTGCAAACTTTGATTCCCAATCAAGTCGGAAGATTTGATGATTCCTTCAATTTTAATTGTGTTGGAGATACGTTTCAGTTTTTAAAAGTACCGACCATTTTATTTGAAGCCGGGCATTTTCCTGAAGATTATGAACGCGAAGAGACTAGAAAATACATTTTTATAGCCTTACTATCCGGAATTCAATATTTATACGAAAACGATATAGTTGACAATAAAAACGAGGATTATTTAAAAATTCCGCAAAATAAAGTCATTTTTTACGATTTTGTTTATAAAAATGTTAAAATAAATTATGATGATAAAGAAAAAATTATCAATTTTGCAGCGCAATACAATGAAGTTCTGAATAAAGGTAAAGTTACTTTTGAAGCAAGAATAGCTCAAATAGACAATTTAGATAATTATTTCGGTCACAAGATACTAGACGCAAAAGGCGAAGTATATCATGATAACGATGCTGATTTTCCGAATATCGAACAAAATGCTGACTTTTATTTAGGAAAGAATATAAAAATCGTTAATGGCTTGATAAATAATTAA
- a CDS encoding phosphoenolpyruvate carboxylase, translating into MYTLPKIERFNQNVLSKYHIYNSVFITLPFDAIDNTGVLLPLFSEVCDSGFKNNWSPKQIVDFFADKYLDQATEDQKIDLMFRFIQYVERQIVLFDAIEDAAFPIVNNLEGRGSLRDIKEKTEAKDKRKELIDFLESFNVRTVLTAHPTQFYPGSVLGIITDLTEAVRVNDLIKIKQLLAQLGKTPFIKKEKPTPFDEAVSLIWYLENVFYQTIGEMMQYLQKNIFEGNIIENPIVNLGFWPGGDRDGNPFVTPEITEKVAKRLRTSILKCYYFDIRNLKRKLTFNEVDKIIASLEYKLYRSVFYSQGEVFISLEELKNELNIIKQIIIEKHQSLYLDEINLLLQKITQFGFHFASLDIRQNSKIHNQVFDDIVSVLKKEKELYFPDDFETMTEADKMEVVSKLKFDFSNHFFENELTRSTLDTIKLMREIQNDNGEKGCNRYIISNNESALNVMETFAMFRLLNWENPTVDIIPLFESVDDLQNAHEIMEQLYQNTIYRNHLKERKDKQTVMLGFSDGTKDGGYLMANWSIFKAKEMITKISREYGIKVIFFDGRGGPPARGGGKTHKFYASLGSTIENQAIQVTVQGQTISSNFGTLDSCRYNLENLLSAGVANQIFNKDENNLSESEKAIIDSLAELGYQKYIDFKNHPKFIPYLEQMSTLKYYSKANIGSRPSKRNTDDKLNFADLRAIPFVSSWSQLKQNVPGFFGVGTALKYFETNHRWEEVQDLYNNSLFFRTLLENSMMSLAKCYFPLTAYMKNDAEFGAFWQIIFDEFQETKRLLLKIAGHTELMQNYPDGKASIAMREQIVLPLLTIQQYASSQINALKKQTTFDEKLVATYEKLVTRSLFGNTNASRNSA; encoded by the coding sequence ATGTACACCTTACCCAAAATTGAGCGTTTCAACCAAAATGTATTGTCAAAGTACCACATTTACAACAGTGTGTTTATTACGTTACCATTTGATGCCATTGACAATACCGGTGTTTTATTGCCTTTGTTTTCTGAGGTCTGCGATAGCGGTTTTAAAAACAATTGGTCGCCTAAACAAATTGTCGATTTCTTTGCCGACAAGTATTTGGACCAAGCGACCGAAGACCAAAAAATAGATTTGATGTTTCGCTTTATTCAGTATGTTGAGCGTCAGATTGTACTGTTTGATGCCATAGAAGATGCCGCATTTCCGATAGTGAATAATTTGGAAGGTCGAGGTTCATTGCGCGATATCAAAGAAAAGACTGAAGCCAAAGACAAGCGCAAAGAACTGATTGATTTTTTGGAAAGTTTTAATGTGCGTACTGTTTTAACAGCCCATCCAACACAGTTTTATCCGGGTTCGGTATTGGGTATTATCACCGATTTGACCGAAGCCGTTCGCGTTAATGATTTGATTAAAATCAAGCAATTGTTGGCCCAACTCGGGAAAACGCCATTTATTAAAAAAGAAAAACCGACGCCTTTTGATGAAGCGGTGAGCCTGATTTGGTACCTCGAAAATGTATTTTACCAAACGATAGGCGAGATGATGCAGTATTTGCAAAAGAACATCTTTGAAGGCAATATTATTGAGAATCCAATTGTCAACTTAGGCTTTTGGCCTGGTGGCGACCGAGACGGAAATCCGTTTGTAACTCCGGAAATTACTGAGAAAGTTGCCAAGCGTTTGCGCACCTCAATCTTAAAATGTTACTATTTTGATATTCGAAATTTAAAAAGAAAACTGACGTTTAACGAAGTTGATAAAATTATAGCGAGTTTAGAATACAAACTTTACCGCTCCGTATTTTATTCACAAGGTGAAGTGTTTATTTCTCTGGAAGAATTGAAAAACGAATTAAATATTATCAAGCAAATCATTATCGAAAAACACCAATCGTTGTATTTGGATGAAATCAATTTGCTGTTGCAAAAAATCACGCAGTTTGGTTTTCACTTTGCGTCGTTAGACATTCGCCAAAACAGTAAAATTCACAATCAGGTTTTTGATGATATAGTTTCGGTGTTAAAAAAAGAGAAGGAATTGTATTTTCCGGATGATTTTGAGACCATGACTGAAGCGGATAAAATGGAAGTGGTGTCTAAATTAAAGTTTGATTTTAGCAATCATTTCTTTGAAAATGAGTTGACGCGTTCTACTTTAGACACTATTAAATTGATGCGTGAAATCCAAAATGACAATGGTGAAAAAGGGTGTAATCGATACATCATCAGCAATAATGAAAGTGCCTTAAATGTGATGGAAACCTTTGCGATGTTCCGACTTTTGAATTGGGAAAATCCAACGGTAGATATTATTCCGTTATTTGAATCGGTTGATGATTTGCAAAATGCTCATGAAATTATGGAGCAACTGTATCAAAATACCATCTATAGAAATCATTTAAAAGAACGAAAAGACAAGCAAACCGTAATGTTGGGTTTCTCTGACGGAACGAAAGATGGCGGTTATTTGATGGCGAATTGGAGTATTTTCAAAGCCAAAGAAATGATTACCAAAATATCTCGCGAATACGGAATCAAGGTGATTTTCTTTGATGGTCGTGGCGGACCGCCGGCGCGTGGCGGTGGCAAAACGCATAAGTTTTATGCATCATTGGGTTCAACCATTGAAAATCAAGCGATACAAGTTACAGTACAAGGACAAACGATAAGTTCCAATTTTGGCACCTTAGATTCTTGTCGGTACAATTTAGAAAACCTTTTAAGTGCCGGAGTCGCCAATCAGATATTTAATAAAGACGAAAACAATTTGTCTGAATCTGAAAAAGCGATTATAGATTCTTTGGCGGAATTGGGTTACCAAAAATACATCGACTTTAAAAACCATCCGAAGTTTATTCCGTATTTGGAACAAATGAGTACGTTGAAATATTATTCCAAAGCCAATATTGGTAGCCGACCTTCTAAACGCAATACAGATGATAAATTAAATTTCGCCGATTTGCGTGCGATTCCGTTTGTAAGTTCGTGGAGCCAATTAAAACAAAACGTTCCCGGATTTTTTGGTGTCGGAACTGCTTTGAAATATTTTGAAACTAACCATCGTTGGGAAGAAGTACAAGACTTATACAACAACTCTTTATTCTTTAGAACATTGCTGGAAAACAGTATGATGTCGTTGGCCAAATGTTATTTTCCGTTGACAGCTTATATGAAGAATGACGCGGAGTTTGGTGCTTTTTGGCAAATCATTTTCGACGAATTTCAAGAAACCAAACGCTTGCTTTTAAAAATCGCCGGACATACAGAACTGATGCAAAATTATCCCGATGGTAAAGCTTCAATCGCTATGCGTGAACAGATAGTGTTGCCGTTATTGACCATCCAACAATATGCTTCCTCACAAATCAATGCGTTGAAAAAGCAAACGACGTTTGATGAGAAATTGGTAGCAACTTATGAAAAATTAGTCACACGATCGTTGTTTGGGAATACAAATGCGAGTCGGAATTCGGCTTAA
- a CDS encoding 1-acyl-sn-glycerol-3-phosphate acyltransferase, translating to MKKRLYKFIFFRLMGWKITGTIDAGLKKCVMMVMPHTCNFDFFIGLFCRGIIGLEMNFVGKKELFTFPFGYYFRSIGGAPLDRSGGKNNVDATVEVFNSREVFRMAIAPEGTRKKVTQLRTGFYYIALKANVPIIPIAFDYAKKEVKIGQPVTLTGNYEEDMKIILSHFKGVQGKFPERQFQV from the coding sequence ATGAAAAAGCGGCTGTATAAATTTATTTTCTTCCGATTGATGGGCTGGAAAATAACCGGAACTATTGATGCTGGTTTAAAGAAATGTGTCATGATGGTTATGCCGCATACTTGTAATTTTGACTTCTTTATAGGGTTGTTTTGCCGAGGGATTATTGGATTAGAAATGAATTTTGTGGGCAAAAAAGAATTGTTCACTTTTCCTTTTGGGTATTATTTCAGAAGCATTGGCGGCGCGCCGTTAGACCGAAGTGGTGGGAAAAACAATGTTGATGCCACAGTAGAAGTGTTCAATTCCCGCGAAGTTTTCAGAATGGCTATTGCTCCGGAAGGTACGCGTAAGAAAGTAACCCAACTCAGAACCGGTTTTTATTATATTGCCTTAAAAGCAAATGTTCCGATAATCCCCATCGCTTTTGATTATGCTAAAAAAGAAGTGAAAATCGGGCAACCGGTGACACTTACCGGCAATTATGAGGAAGATATGAAGATAATTTTATCCCATTTTAAAGGCGTTCAAGGCAAATTTCCGGAAAGACAATTCCAAGTTTAA
- a CDS encoding DinB family protein has product MRKSQLHTDEYAPYYGTYIDTVTEEYNLIEELEISVHRLVKFVQNIPLDKFDYRYAEGKWTIKDILLHLIDAERIFAYRALRFARKDETPLASFDENTYVDEANANNRSIQDLLSEMLVVRQSTLALYKSFSEEQLLRKGIASNNPMSVRALGFTIIGHQNHHQRIFQERYLD; this is encoded by the coding sequence ATGAGAAAATCACAACTCCATACCGATGAATATGCTCCTTATTACGGCACTTATATCGATACAGTTACCGAAGAATACAACTTAATCGAAGAACTGGAAATTTCGGTTCATCGCCTAGTGAAATTTGTGCAAAACATTCCACTGGATAAATTTGATTACCGCTACGCCGAGGGCAAATGGACGATTAAAGATATTTTGTTACACCTTATTGATGCCGAAAGAATTTTTGCTTACAGAGCGTTGCGTTTTGCCCGAAAGGACGAAACACCTTTGGCCAGTTTTGATGAAAATACTTATGTAGACGAAGCAAATGCTAACAATAGAAGCATTCAAGATTTATTGAGTGAAATGCTGGTAGTAAGACAATCGACATTAGCATTATACAAATCTTTTTCAGAAGAACAGTTATTGCGTAAAGGCATCGCTTCAAATAATCCTATGTCGGTAAGAGCTTTAGGCTTTACGATTATTGGGCATCAAAATCACCATCAGCGTATATTTCAAGAGCGATATTTAGATTAA
- a CDS encoding DNA primase, which produces MRRIIVDYAKLTGDILNLLVEKFPEGYDDTDIIRFRNAQNELIEAVEVRTEDTIYLVKVSTKLASRMEKYDEEDDIDAVVEPIEPIKGLDLDDDDLPSEDDDVEIDPLKDKGGSDDDDDDDIDDDDFADSDNFEEDDDEE; this is translated from the coding sequence ATGAGAAGAATTATTGTAGACTATGCCAAACTAACCGGAGACATCCTAAACCTTTTAGTAGAGAAGTTTCCTGAAGGCTATGATGATACCGACATTATTCGTTTCAGAAATGCTCAAAACGAGTTGATTGAAGCAGTGGAAGTACGAACTGAAGATACCATTTATTTGGTTAAAGTAAGTACCAAATTAGCTAGCCGCATGGAAAAGTATGATGAAGAAGACGACATCGATGCTGTAGTTGAACCAATTGAACCAATCAAAGGTTTAGATCTTGATGATGATGATTTACCATCCGAAGATGACGATGTAGAAATCGATCCTCTAAAAGACAAAGGCGGTTCTGATGACGACGATGACGATGATATTGATGATGATGATTTTGCCGATTCAGACAACTTTGAAGAAGATGATGATGAAGAGTAA
- a CDS encoding Lrp/AsnC family transcriptional regulator — protein MSKFRLDEVDHQILDMLIDNTRIPFTDIAKKLLISAGTVHVRVKKMEDSGIIMGSSLSLDYEKLGYSFIAYVGVFLNNTSQTKFVLERINEIPYVTVAHVTTGKFNIFCKIRAKDTKHAKDVIFMIDDIEGVYRTETMISLEESINDKKRLMHTIFQELD, from the coding sequence ATGAGTAAGTTTCGCTTAGATGAAGTAGACCACCAAATCTTGGATATGTTGATTGACAACACCAGAATTCCATTTACAGATATCGCCAAAAAATTATTGATTTCTGCCGGAACCGTTCACGTAAGAGTGAAGAAAATGGAAGATTCAGGAATCATTATGGGTTCGTCATTGTCTTTGGATTATGAAAAATTAGGGTATTCTTTCATCGCTTATGTTGGAGTATTCTTAAACAACACTTCACAAACTAAATTCGTTTTAGAAAGAATCAACGAAATCCCATATGTAACTGTGGCTCACGTAACTACAGGTAAATTCAATATCTTCTGTAAAATCAGAGCTAAAGATACCAAACACGCGAAAGACGTAATCTTTATGATTGATGACATCGAAGGCGTTTACAGAACAGAAACGATGATTTCACTGGAAGAAAGTATCAATGATAAAAAACGTTTGATGCACACTATCTTCCAAGAGTTAGACTAG